In Mytilus edulis chromosome 4, xbMytEdul2.2, whole genome shotgun sequence, the following proteins share a genomic window:
- the LOC139519206 gene encoding molybdopterin synthase catalytic subunit-like, producing the protein MENHVEIRENKLDLEKITSTVTSPSCGAVSVFIGTTRDNFDGKRVKTLEYEAYIPMAKKKMSEVCQQIRDKWEVECIAMEHRIGLVPVTEASIIIAISSPHRKESLEAVQYAIDTVKAIVPVWKKEIYEDESSQWKENKECYWKFS; encoded by the exons ATG GAAAATCATGTAGAAATAAGAGAGAACAAACTAGATCTTGAAAAGATCACCAGTACTGTAACATCACCCAGCTGTGGAGCTGTTTCTGTCTTTATAG gAACTACAAGAGATAATTTTGATGGAAAGAGAGTGAAGACATTAGAATATGAAGCTTACATTCCTATggcaaaaaagaaaatgtctgaAGTTTGTCAACAGATTAGAGATAAATGGGAAGTGGAATGTATTGCTATGGAACATAGAATAGG actTGTTCCAGTAACAGAGGCCAGCATCATTATAGCCATATCCTCACCACATAGAAAAGAAAGTCTAGAAGCTGTTCAATATGCTATTGATACTGTTAAAGCTATTGTTCCTGTTTGGAAAAAG GAAATATATGAAGACGAATCATCGCAGTGGaaagaaaataaagaatgttACTGGAAATTTTCCTGA
- the LOC139519208 gene encoding molybdopterin synthase sulfur carrier subunit-like gives MAEQNSVFVNVNILFFAKSRELSGVNSAQITVLSQCTFTNLLENILQQYPSLAVISENIILALNEDYLSKDSDVNLQEGDEIAVIPPISGG, from the exons ATGGCTGAGCAAAACAGTGTCTTTGTAAAT gTGAATATATTGTTTTTTGCCAAGAGTAGAGAGTTGAGTGGTGTAAACAGTGCACAGATTACAGTCCTAAGTCAGTGTACATTTACAAATTTGTTGGAGAATATTTTACAACAATACCCTAG CTTAGCTGTTATTTCTGAGAATATTATATTAGCTCTGAATGAAGACTACTTATCAAAAGACAGTGATGTAAATTTACAAGAGGGTGATGAAATAGCAGTGATACCACCTATAAGTGGAGGGTAA